In one window of Henckelia pumila isolate YLH828 chromosome 1, ASM3356847v2, whole genome shotgun sequence DNA:
- the LOC140891510 gene encoding uncharacterized protein, giving the protein MVHAKRLTRSSNKARKENEASAKALDQSKTSDLVQVDVEPPKAAVQCEDKVEISLDQAESGKQEETYSLRIKKAITVDKDENEIMAEMNDDNSAEEDLNSSEDDEIYSGESTEEDDEENFEDVNEEDTFDKDENNDEIQTREDENNVELQTGEDESKEDNVVMEDEVKKKEKEITNGDGGKTQEPVTVKVKACLKEEVDKSTGKSRNKVQPASSKMLKSTDAHKPESSRKRKAKERVESMGMIFMCSSTTKEDCFRYRVLGLPASKKDTVEKIYPGMRLFLYDVDLKLLNGIYKAAGPGGYNIEPKAFNSQFPSQVRFRVLKDCLPIAEEKFKKVIKDNYYSKNKFDCKLTSVQVNRLCKLFLAKSKGQHLIKSGRSRRSENHSTVRRGRLRIRKADEDRLGSVRDKLKYHDRSHKRQRRVQVSPVRGPLPLRVPSPLPSSVRLYAHDRTLEEDPYRKYPYLEISDPYQDGPLSHGDPYRDRRDPPTEQRGSYRDGRAPPIERRDSYRDGRDPPVERLDSYRDGREHRDFYGVRRDPPTDRHDPRRDGRDIQLERPSPYRDGQRAHIDRHDPYNERQDSYLLHRSPPRAIPQSNPYITYRRDPLSDHHDVYRDDRFVETRDSYGRKLLLDHRDPPPPHLESRRLDDIGSRDSYLSYRARPAYMEPTYSAEYPARAGLERDLRHIGPPTDHHSARGEVSGYYSRRA; this is encoded by the exons ATGGTGCATGCCAAGAGACTTACTAGAAGCTCTAATAAAGCTCGTAAGGAAAATGAAGCTTCTGCAAAAGCATTAGATCAGTCAAAGACTTCTGATCTTGTTCAAGTGGATGTGGAACCACCCAAGGCTGCTGTTCAATGTGAAGATAAAGTAGAAATATCACTTGACCAGGCAGAAAGTGGAAAACAAGAAGAAACTTACAGTTTACGAATAAAAAAAGCAATTACGGTGGACAAAGATGAAAATGAGATTATGGCAGAAATGAATGATGATAATTCCGCTGAAGAGGACCTAAACAGTTCTGAAGATGATGAAATTTATTCTGGAGAGAGCACggaggaagatgatgaagaaaATTTTGAAGATGTCAATGAAGAAGATACTTTTGACAAAGATGAGAATAATGACGAGATACAAACACGAGAAGATGAGAATAATGTCGAGTTACAGACAGGAGAAGACGAGTCCAAAGAGGATAATGTGGTAATGGAAGATGAAgttaagaaaaaagaaaaagaaataacaAACGGTGATGGAGGAAAAACACAAGAGCCTGTTACTGTGAAAGTGAAAGCATGCTTGAAAGAGGAGGTGGATAAATCCACAGGAAAGAGTAGAAATAAGGTGCAACCAGCGAGCTCAAAGATGTTGAAATCTACAGACGCACATAAGCCAGAATCATCACGCAAGAGAAAGGCTAAAGAGAGAGTTGAGAGCATGGGAATGATTTTCATGTGTAGTTCAACAACAAAGGAAGACTGTTTCCGATATAGGGTTCTTGGGTTGCCGGCAAGCAAGAAAGATACAGTTGAAAAGATTTATCCTGGGATGAGGCTATTTCTGTATGATGTTGATCTGAAATTGTTGAATGGAATCTATAAAGCTGCTGGACCTGGTGGTTATAACATTGAACCGAAGGCCTTCAATTCACAGTTTCCATCTCAG GTTCGATTCAGAGTTCTGAAAGATTGTTTGCCTATAGCTGAGGAGAAGTTCAAGAAGGTTATTAAGGATAACTACTATTCAAAGAATAAGTTTGATTGCAAACTGACTTCAGTACAG GTCAATAGGTTGTGCAAACTTTTTCTGGCTAAGAGCAAAGGACAGCACCTAATAAAGTCAGGCAGGAGTCGTAGATCAGAGAACCACTCAACTGTACGTAGAGGCAGACTTAGGATACGTAAAGCAGATGAGGACAGGCTCGGTTCAGTGAGGGACAAGCTCAAATACCATGACCGTTCTCATAAGCGTCAAAGGAGGGTCCAAGTTTCACCAGTGCGAGGACCACTGCCTTTACGGGTTCCCTCACCTCTACCATCTTCTGTTCGTTTATATGCACATGATAGGACTTTGGAAGAGGATCCTTACAGGAAATATCCGTATTTAGAAATCAGCGATCCTTATCAAGATGGTCCTCTAAGCCATGGCGATCCTTATAGAGATCGACGAGATCCACCCACAGAACAACGTGGTTCTTATAGAGATGGGCGAGCTCCACCCATAGAACGACGTGATTCTTACAGAGATGGGCGAGATCCACCCGTAGAACGACTTGATTCTTACAGAGATGGGCGAGAACATCGTGATTTTTACGGGGTTAGGCGAGATCCACCCACGGATCGTCATGATCCTCGTAGAGATGGGCGAGATATACAGCTAGAGCGGCCATCTCCTTACAGAGATGGACAGAGAGCACACATAGATCGCCATGATCCGTACAATGAGAGGCAAGATTCATATTTGCTGCATCGTAGTCCTCCCCGAGCCATCCCACAATCCAACCCTTATATCACTTACAGGAGGGATCCTTTATCAGATCATCATGATGTTTATAGAGATGATCGGTTTGTTGAGACCCGTGATTCTTATGGGCGAAAGTTACTGCTGGACCACCGTGACCCCCCTCCACCACATTTAGAATCTAGGCGGCTCGATGACATCGGCAGCAGGGATTCATATCTTTCATACCGAGCACGTCCAGCATACATGGAACCTACATATTCTGCAGAATATCCTGCTCGGGCAGGGTTGGAGCGTGACCTTCGTCATATAGGTCCACCTACCGATCATCATTCTGCTAGGGGGGAAGTATCCGGGTATTACTCTCGCCGTGCCTGA